From the genome of Cognaticolwellia beringensis, one region includes:
- the hslU gene encoding ATP-dependent protease ATPase subunit HslU encodes MSDMTPREIVHELDSHIVGQSDAKRAVAIALRNRWRRMQLNEELRAEVTPKNILMIGPTGVGKTEIARRLAKLANAPFIKVEATKFTEVGYVGKEVETIIRDLADMAIKMTKEQEMSRVKHLAEEAAEERILDVLLPSARDGFGNDEQPDNSSTRQVFRKKLREGQLDDKEIELDLAAPQMGVEIMAPPGMEDMTSQLQNMFQSMSSEKTKKRKLKIKDALKALQEEEAAKIVNQDDIKEKAIYQVEQNGIVFIDEIDKICKRGDSSGPDVSREGVQRDLLPLIEGSTVSTKHGMIKTDHILFIASGAFQMSKPSDLIPELQGRLPIRVELKALTTDDFVRILTEPNASLTEQYIALLATEGVHISFSKDGIQAIANAAWQVNESTENIGARRLHTMMERLIEELSFTANDRAGETILIDADFVANILSDLIKDEDLSRFIL; translated from the coding sequence ATGTCAGATATGACACCACGTGAAATAGTTCACGAATTAGATAGCCACATTGTTGGTCAAAGCGACGCCAAACGTGCAGTCGCCATAGCCCTTAGAAACCGCTGGCGTAGAATGCAACTTAATGAGGAGTTGCGCGCTGAAGTTACCCCTAAAAACATTCTGATGATCGGCCCAACAGGTGTCGGTAAAACAGAAATTGCCCGACGCTTAGCAAAGTTAGCCAACGCGCCTTTTATTAAAGTTGAAGCGACTAAGTTCACTGAAGTGGGTTATGTCGGTAAAGAAGTTGAAACCATTATTCGCGACCTTGCTGATATGGCCATTAAGATGACCAAAGAGCAAGAAATGTCGCGAGTTAAGCACTTAGCCGAAGAAGCGGCTGAAGAGCGTATCTTAGATGTGCTATTGCCGTCAGCGCGTGACGGCTTTGGTAATGACGAACAGCCTGATAATAGCTCAACTCGCCAAGTTTTCCGTAAAAAATTACGCGAAGGTCAACTTGACGATAAAGAAATTGAACTCGATTTAGCGGCACCACAAATGGGTGTTGAAATCATGGCACCTCCGGGCATGGAAGACATGACCTCGCAGCTTCAAAACATGTTCCAAAGCATGTCGAGTGAGAAAACAAAGAAACGTAAACTGAAAATCAAAGATGCTTTAAAAGCTTTGCAAGAAGAAGAAGCCGCTAAAATTGTTAACCAAGACGACATCAAAGAAAAAGCGATATATCAAGTTGAACAAAACGGCATCGTATTTATTGATGAAATAGATAAAATTTGTAAACGCGGTGACAGCTCAGGCCCTGACGTTTCAAGAGAAGGTGTACAGCGAGATTTATTACCGTTAATTGAAGGTTCTACGGTAAGCACTAAACACGGTATGATTAAAACTGACCATATACTATTTATTGCCTCTGGTGCTTTTCAAATGTCAAAACCATCTGACTTGATCCCAGAACTGCAAGGTCGTTTGCCGATTCGTGTTGAATTAAAAGCCTTAACGACTGACGATTTTGTGCGGATATTAACCGAGCCTAATGCCTCATTAACTGAGCAATACATCGCTTTGTTAGCCACTGAAGGTGTGCATATTTCATTTAGTAAAGACGGCATTCAAGCCATTGCAAATGCTGCGTGGCAAGTTAACGAAAGTACGGAAAACATTGGTGCACGTCGTTTACATACTATGATGGAACGACTAATCGAAGAGCTTTCATTTACGGCCAATGATCGTGCGGGTGAAACGATTCTAATTGATGCTGACTTTGTCGCTAATATTTTATCTGATCTCATTAAAGATGAAGATCTAAGTCGCTTTATTTTATAA
- the hslV gene encoding ATP-dependent protease subunit HslV — protein sequence MTTIVSVRRNGKVAIGGDGQVSLGNTVMKGNARKVRRLYNGKVLAGFAGGTADAFTLFERFESKLEMHQGHLTKAAVELAKDWRSDRALRKLEALLAVADETASLIITGNGDVVQPENDLIAIGSGGNFAQSAATALLENTDLSAKEIVEKSLKIAGDICVFTNQQHVIDEL from the coding sequence GTGACTACTATTGTTTCTGTCAGACGTAATGGCAAAGTTGCCATAGGTGGTGATGGTCAAGTTTCCCTTGGCAACACTGTAATGAAAGGCAATGCGCGTAAAGTACGCCGCTTATACAATGGCAAAGTACTGGCCGGTTTTGCTGGCGGCACAGCCGATGCCTTCACCCTATTTGAACGTTTTGAAAGCAAGTTAGAAATGCACCAAGGTCATTTGACCAAAGCAGCCGTTGAACTTGCTAAAGATTGGCGAAGTGATCGCGCTCTGCGCAAACTTGAAGCTTTATTGGCAGTTGCCGATGAAACCGCGTCGCTGATCATCACCGGTAATGGTGATGTTGTGCAACCTGAAAATGACCTTATTGCCATTGGTAGCGGTGGTAACTTCGCACAATCTGCCGCCACAGCATTACTTGAAAATACCGACCTTTCTGCGAAAGAAATTGTTGAAAAATCATTAAAAATTGCCGGTGATATTTGTGTATTCACCAATCAGCAACACGTGATTGATGAACTATAA
- a CDS encoding SPOR domain-containing protein, giving the protein MAHQDYVSRSRAKNKKQSPYKKNEQPAEGTSLKVKLIAAFLIVAIPSFGYMLWSIKDVKPDTVVAPKVIKAKQKTTELPELPEEKWTYVDDLKSKEVEVGEYEVTQKGPYKMQCGSFRTRKQAESLKAKIAFTGLEAQVSKATGTSSVWYKVYLGPYVKKREAEKDKHKLKNNSVHGCKIWGWD; this is encoded by the coding sequence ATGGCACATCAAGATTACGTTTCCCGCTCTCGAGCAAAAAATAAAAAGCAAAGTCCCTATAAAAAAAATGAGCAACCGGCCGAAGGTACCTCATTAAAAGTGAAATTAATTGCCGCTTTTCTTATTGTCGCTATACCAAGCTTTGGCTATATGTTGTGGAGTATTAAAGATGTAAAGCCTGACACCGTTGTCGCACCTAAAGTAATCAAGGCTAAGCAGAAAACAACAGAGCTACCGGAGCTTCCCGAAGAAAAGTGGACATACGTTGACGACCTAAAAAGTAAAGAAGTTGAAGTTGGCGAGTATGAGGTCACCCAAAAAGGCCCTTATAAAATGCAATGTGGTTCGTTTAGAACCCGCAAACAAGCTGAGTCATTAAAAGCAAAAATCGCTTTCACCGGTTTAGAGGCGCAAGTCAGTAAAGCCACAGGTACCTCATCAGTCTGGTATAAAGTGTACTTAGGCCCATACGTGAAAAAGCGTGAAGCAGAAAAAGACAAACACAAATTAAAAAATAACTCAGTACATGGCTGTAAAATATGGGGCTGGGATTAA
- the priA gene encoding primosomal protein N' translates to MTVFLAITSTDIYVQVAIPVPMRQLFTYKVPAELNTKAITLGERVIVPFGSRQVVAIVLSIDESTEYAAAKIKSVLSRVTDNFSFSPTLLNFIQRCSDYYHHPIGDVFQQALPVLLRQIKQPDVELPQIWLTKTDLSEAEQATTAKRSPKQAELLTMLKQHQGMTWSELLTLGFNKAQLNALEKKQFIYSKPREVAEFKWQEQALLQDNRLALSAEQAIIVATVKEMQSQFSCHLVDGITGSGKTEVYLQAIEQILARSQQVLVLVPEIGLTPQTLSRFEQRFNVPISLHHSGLNDKERLQTWLEAQRGTAAIVIGTRSAIFTPLHDLGLIIVDEEHDASFKQQDSFRYHARDIAILRARQLNIPIILGSATPSFESLQNALSGKYHYHRLRKRAGNASTAKITLIDVAQQQMEHGLSGTLKQAIKNTLARGEQALIFLNRRGYAPAINCQECHWVADCQRCNKPYTLHQGQGLLICHHCGSQKRIPPQCPSCGSVRIKPIGQGTEQLEEKISALFPDYSTVRIDRDSTRKKGALAKLLTEVGNKEHQLLIGTQMLAKGHHFPDVTLVAVLDVDGALFSYDFRAAEHMAQLLVQVSGRAGRASKPGKVMVQSNFPDHPLLQDLVHNGYQHFAKQALIERQQALLPPFSYQALFRAEANYPSYPEKFLRAMTEIPFEGCQFAGPVPAAMEKKAGKFRFHLILQAKSRKQLHQAVFTLIQQSANNEWQSKVRWSIDIDPVDLSW, encoded by the coding sequence ATGACAGTATTTTTGGCAATAACTTCAACAGACATTTACGTGCAAGTTGCAATACCGGTTCCTATGCGCCAGTTGTTTACCTACAAAGTACCTGCCGAATTAAATACTAAAGCTATAACGTTAGGCGAACGCGTTATTGTGCCTTTTGGCTCTCGTCAAGTTGTCGCCATTGTATTGTCGATAGATGAAAGCACTGAATATGCAGCGGCAAAAATAAAGTCTGTGCTTAGCCGAGTGACTGATAACTTTAGTTTTTCACCAACTCTACTTAATTTTATTCAGCGCTGCAGCGATTATTACCATCACCCTATTGGCGATGTATTTCAGCAAGCCTTACCCGTGCTATTACGCCAAATAAAACAGCCTGATGTTGAATTACCGCAAATTTGGTTAACAAAAACAGATTTAAGCGAAGCAGAGCAAGCAACTACAGCGAAACGCTCGCCTAAACAAGCTGAATTATTAACCATGCTTAAACAACACCAAGGCATGACTTGGTCGGAGTTATTAACGCTTGGTTTTAATAAAGCACAGCTTAATGCGCTAGAGAAAAAACAATTTATTTATAGTAAACCCCGTGAAGTTGCTGAATTTAAGTGGCAAGAGCAAGCATTACTGCAAGACAATAGACTCGCATTATCAGCTGAACAAGCCATTATTGTCGCCACGGTAAAAGAAATGCAGTCGCAGTTTTCTTGTCACTTAGTCGACGGTATAACCGGCAGTGGTAAAACAGAGGTTTATTTACAGGCCATTGAGCAAATATTAGCACGCAGTCAGCAGGTTTTAGTATTAGTACCAGAAATCGGCCTAACGCCGCAAACGTTAAGCCGTTTCGAGCAACGTTTTAATGTACCCATAAGCTTGCATCACTCTGGCTTGAACGACAAAGAACGCCTACAAACCTGGTTAGAAGCCCAACGTGGCACTGCAGCCATTGTTATAGGTACACGCTCAGCTATTTTCACACCGCTGCATGATTTAGGTCTGATCATCGTAGATGAAGAGCACGATGCCTCATTTAAGCAGCAAGACAGTTTTCGCTATCATGCTCGCGACATTGCCATACTTAGAGCTAGGCAGCTTAATATCCCGATTATACTCGGCAGTGCAACACCGAGTTTTGAATCATTGCAAAACGCCTTATCGGGAAAATATCATTATCACCGATTACGTAAACGTGCCGGTAATGCCTCAACCGCAAAAATCACCTTAATTGATGTTGCCCAACAGCAAATGGAACATGGCCTTTCTGGTACCTTAAAACAAGCGATTAAAAATACCCTAGCCCGTGGTGAGCAAGCCTTAATTTTTCTTAATCGCCGTGGTTATGCGCCAGCCATTAACTGCCAAGAATGCCATTGGGTAGCCGACTGCCAACGTTGCAATAAGCCTTACACTTTACATCAAGGCCAAGGACTGCTGATTTGCCATCATTGCGGCAGTCAAAAGCGTATTCCTCCACAGTGCCCCAGTTGTGGTAGCGTACGCATTAAACCCATAGGACAAGGTACGGAACAATTAGAAGAAAAAATCAGCGCGCTATTTCCTGATTACTCTACCGTACGAATCGACCGAGACAGCACGCGAAAAAAAGGCGCGTTAGCGAAATTATTAACTGAGGTAGGTAATAAAGAGCATCAGTTGTTGATTGGCACGCAAATGCTTGCGAAAGGCCATCATTTTCCTGATGTCACCTTAGTGGCTGTGCTTGATGTTGACGGTGCACTTTTTAGCTATGACTTTCGTGCGGCAGAACATATGGCGCAACTTTTAGTGCAAGTCTCAGGCAGAGCCGGCCGAGCAAGTAAACCTGGCAAAGTGATGGTACAAAGTAACTTCCCTGATCATCCGTTATTACAAGACTTGGTTCATAATGGTTATCAACATTTTGCAAAACAAGCACTAATAGAGCGCCAACAAGCTCTATTGCCACCGTTTAGTTACCAAGCCTTATTTAGAGCAGAAGCAAATTATCCTTCTTATCCAGAAAAATTTTTACGTGCGATGACAGAAATCCCTTTTGAAGGTTGCCAGTTTGCCGGCCCTGTACCTGCAGCGATGGAGAAAAAAGCCGGTAAGTTTCGTTTCCACTTAATTTTGCAAGCCAAGTCGCGAAAACAACTGCACCAAGCAGTATTTACCCTGATTCAGCAAAGTGCAAATAATGAATGGCAATCAAAAGTGAGATGGTCAATTGATATCGACCCAGTAGATTTAAGTTGGTAG
- the rpmE gene encoding 50S ribosomal protein L31, protein MKDGIHPNYVEFKATCSCGNVITTRSTVGKDLHLDVCSECHPFYTGKQKAAETGGRVDKFNKRFGALSKK, encoded by the coding sequence ATGAAAGACGGTATTCATCCAAATTATGTAGAGTTCAAGGCAACTTGTTCTTGTGGTAACGTTATAACAACTCGTTCAACTGTAGGTAAAGACTTACATTTAGACGTATGTTCAGAATGTCACCCATTCTACACTGGTAAGCAAAAAGCTGCTGAGACTGGTGGTCGTGTTGATAAATTCAACAAGCGTTTTGGTGCTCTTAGCAAGAAGTAA
- a CDS encoding RNA polymerase sigma factor produces MDKLKIIDANECFSPDLEPQWIAQAQQGDQQAFHHLYENYHRRIYALCWRMMADKDSAEDVCQEVFVQLWQKISNFRGESKFSTWLHSVATNIVLGHIRKNKTWIQRIFSIEEQTIEDAVVEMPECSNLDKKIQTLPERARLVFVLFAIEGYRHEEIANMLGMAVGTSKAQYHRARGLLRESLSE; encoded by the coding sequence TTGGATAAGTTAAAAATTATTGATGCCAATGAATGTTTTAGCCCAGATCTTGAGCCGCAATGGATAGCGCAAGCTCAGCAGGGAGATCAGCAGGCGTTTCATCACCTATACGAAAACTATCATCGCCGTATATATGCCTTGTGCTGGCGCATGATGGCCGATAAAGACAGTGCTGAAGATGTTTGTCAGGAAGTTTTCGTGCAATTGTGGCAAAAAATCAGTAATTTTCGGGGTGAAAGTAAGTTTTCAACTTGGTTGCATAGTGTCGCGACCAATATCGTTTTAGGGCATATTCGCAAGAACAAAACTTGGATCCAACGTATTTTTAGTATTGAAGAACAGACCATTGAAGACGCTGTTGTTGAAATGCCCGAATGTTCAAATTTAGATAAAAAAATTCAAACCTTACCTGAACGAGCACGGCTGGTTTTTGTTTTATTTGCCATCGAAGGTTATCGCCATGAAGAAATTGCCAATATGTTGGGCATGGCGGTGGGCACGAGTAAAGCTCAATACCATAGAGCTAGAGGTTTATTACGCGAGTCGTTAAGTGAGTAA
- a CDS encoding DUF4097 family beta strand repeat-containing protein, whose translation MGSLRNYLLLLLLITALPSAAGERVDESMSLGSITHVTIENLRGEVTVIGNNGDTVSVSGELDDKAEGLTFEKSGSRIIIKVEIPNNSHNSWGADGSELTIEMPKHVRVSFKGVSSNINISHFTHGSEIQTVSGDISAKDLMQQIELATVSGNIESKNLSGKLRLSSVSGDIHDRNSTGRAHFKTVSGNLSSSSSANEISANSVSGDIELKLGKVDELIVSTVSGEFESQLSLNENGLVKMSSVSGDLTVDFTNDVQASFNLKTNAGGNIVNRLTSAKATRAKYGPSSKLSFDTGNASGSVRASTVSGRIEVK comes from the coding sequence ATGGGAAGCTTACGTAATTATTTATTACTGTTGCTGTTAATTACTGCACTACCAAGTGCGGCGGGAGAGCGAGTCGATGAGTCGATGTCATTGGGCAGCATTACCCATGTCACCATCGAAAATTTACGCGGTGAAGTAACCGTTATTGGTAATAATGGTGATACGGTTTCTGTTTCGGGTGAATTAGACGATAAAGCTGAGGGCTTAACATTTGAGAAATCAGGCTCGCGCATTATCATTAAAGTTGAAATACCAAACAATAGCCATAATAGTTGGGGAGCCGATGGCTCTGAGCTGACTATTGAAATGCCTAAACATGTGCGTGTTAGCTTTAAAGGGGTGTCTTCAAATATTAATATTAGTCATTTTACCCATGGCAGTGAAATTCAAACCGTTAGTGGTGATATTAGCGCTAAAGATCTCATGCAACAGATAGAATTAGCAACGGTCAGTGGTAATATTGAAAGTAAAAACCTCTCTGGAAAATTACGCCTGTCATCGGTCAGTGGTGATATTCATGATCGTAACTCGACCGGGCGAGCGCACTTTAAAACGGTAAGCGGTAACTTAAGCTCAAGCTCTAGTGCTAATGAAATTTCAGCGAATTCAGTATCGGGCGATATTGAATTAAAACTCGGCAAAGTTGATGAATTAATTGTTTCAACTGTTAGTGGTGAATTTGAAAGTCAACTCTCATTAAATGAAAATGGCTTGGTGAAAATGTCGAGTGTCAGTGGCGATTTAACGGTTGATTTTACCAATGACGTACAAGCGAGCTTTAATTTAAAAACCAACGCTGGCGGTAATATAGTTAATCGTTTAACGTCGGCGAAAGCTACACGCGCAAAATATGGTCCGAGCTCTAAACTGTCATTCGACACCGGTAATGCGAGTGGCTCAGTGCGAGCGAGCACCGTCAGTGGTCGGATAGAAGTAAAGTAA
- the dnaB gene encoding replicative DNA helicase — protein sequence MADRKPAKFSRNNQFPRDKQIDELKVPPHSLEAEQSVLGGLLLDNETWDRVSERVVAQDFYSRSHRITFETVGRLIELGEPVDLITLSEALENDQKLDDAGGFVYLAEMMKNTPSAANITAYADIVRERAVTREMISVANEIAEAGYDPQGRTSADLLDFAETKVFAIAEQRANKSEGPENISSVLEKTVDRIEKLCASPTNGVTGVSSGFTDLDKMTAGFQKSDLIIVAGRPSMGKTTFAMNLAENAAMTEDKPALIFSLEMPSEQLMMRMLASLGRIDQTKIRTGQLEDEDWARLSSTMGLLIEKGKMFIDDAAGLTPTDVRSRARRIARDHGGISLIMIDYLQLMRAPQFSDNRTLEIAEISRSLKALAKELEVPVVALSQLNRGLEQRADKRPINSDLRESGSIEQDADLIMFIYRDEVYHDDSEYKGMAEIIIGKQRNGPIGRVPLTFQGQFSRFDNYAGPHVLDED from the coding sequence ATGGCCGATCGCAAGCCAGCCAAGTTTAGCAGAAACAACCAATTCCCTCGAGATAAACAAATTGACGAGTTAAAGGTTCCGCCGCATTCATTAGAGGCCGAGCAATCAGTGCTGGGTGGTTTATTACTAGATAATGAAACTTGGGACCGCGTAAGTGAACGTGTCGTCGCACAAGACTTCTACAGTCGCTCTCATCGCATTACCTTTGAAACGGTTGGTCGGTTAATTGAGTTAGGTGAGCCAGTCGATTTAATCACCTTATCTGAAGCGCTTGAGAATGATCAAAAGCTTGATGATGCTGGTGGTTTTGTTTATCTCGCCGAAATGATGAAAAATACGCCCAGTGCCGCCAACATTACTGCTTATGCAGATATTGTGCGTGAGCGTGCAGTTACGCGTGAAATGATCAGTGTTGCTAATGAAATTGCTGAAGCGGGTTATGATCCTCAAGGGCGTACCAGTGCTGATTTACTCGATTTTGCCGAAACTAAGGTTTTCGCGATTGCAGAGCAACGTGCAAATAAATCGGAAGGCCCAGAAAATATTAGCTCAGTATTAGAAAAAACAGTCGACCGAATTGAGAAGCTTTGTGCATCACCAACGAACGGTGTAACTGGGGTTTCAAGTGGCTTTACTGATCTAGATAAAATGACCGCAGGTTTCCAAAAGTCAGATTTAATTATTGTGGCGGGTCGTCCGTCTATGGGTAAAACGACCTTTGCGATGAACTTGGCCGAAAATGCCGCCATGACTGAAGATAAACCTGCGTTAATCTTCAGTTTAGAGATGCCTTCAGAACAGCTGATGATGAGAATGCTCGCCTCGCTTGGACGTATTGACCAAACTAAAATACGTACGGGTCAATTAGAAGATGAAGATTGGGCTCGCTTATCATCAACCATGGGCTTATTAATCGAAAAAGGTAAAATGTTTATCGATGATGCCGCTGGTTTAACACCGACCGACGTGCGCTCGCGAGCACGACGTATTGCTCGAGACCATGGTGGTATCAGTTTGATCATGATCGATTATCTACAATTGATGCGCGCACCACAATTTTCCGATAACAGAACCTTAGAAATTGCTGAAATATCCAGGTCATTAAAAGCCTTAGCAAAAGAATTAGAAGTGCCGGTTGTTGCGCTTTCTCAGCTTAACCGTGGTTTGGAGCAACGTGCTGATAAACGTCCAATTAACTCGGATTTACGTGAATCAGGTTCCATTGAGCAAGATGCCGATTTAATCATGTTTATCTATCGTGATGAGGTTTATCACGATGACTCTGAATACAAAGGTATGGCTGAAATTATTATTGGTAAACAGCGTAATGGTCCAATCGGGCGAGTGCCATTGACCTTCCAAGGACAATTTTCTCGTTTCGATAACTACGCCGGCCCGCATGTACTTGATGAAGATTAA
- the alr gene encoding alanine racemase, which produces MTLHTATAVIDLDALSNNYRLIQSLSPNAKVLAVLKANGYGHGLELIAKALPNADAFGVARIDEALALRAAGIVKPIVLLEGFFAEEDIDTLAANNLQTIVHNEQQLAAIVNANLDVPLKVWLKIDTGMHRLGINPEQLSDFYQALSQSKNVQQPIVLMSHLGCADDKANTATTQQITLFDELTADLPLEKSLANSAGVLLWPESHYQWIRPGLLLYGVSPLSTDVGIDGILPVMTLQSSLIAVREIAAGAAVGYGGTWISEKSTRIGVVAIGYGDGYPRHAPNGTPVLINGRRVPLIGRVSMDMITVDLGAESEDNVGDITTLWGKGLAVEEVAVFATTIPYELLCNITRRVHVQLAK; this is translated from the coding sequence ATGACATTACACACAGCAACAGCGGTTATCGATTTAGATGCGTTAAGCAATAATTACCGCCTCATTCAATCGTTATCACCTAATGCTAAAGTGTTAGCGGTGCTTAAGGCTAATGGTTATGGCCATGGGTTAGAACTGATCGCTAAAGCATTACCGAATGCCGATGCTTTTGGTGTCGCACGTATTGATGAAGCGCTTGCCCTTAGAGCGGCTGGCATTGTAAAGCCCATTGTCTTGCTTGAAGGTTTTTTTGCCGAAGAAGATATCGACACGTTAGCCGCTAATAACTTACAAACCATAGTGCATAACGAGCAACAACTAGCGGCTATTGTTAATGCTAATTTGGATGTACCACTAAAAGTTTGGTTGAAAATTGATACTGGTATGCATAGGCTAGGCATTAATCCTGAGCAACTATCCGACTTTTACCAAGCATTAAGCCAATCCAAAAATGTCCAACAACCCATCGTGTTGATGAGCCATTTAGGTTGTGCGGATGACAAAGCTAATACAGCGACTACACAACAAATTACCTTATTTGATGAACTCACTGCAGATCTGCCGTTAGAAAAAAGTTTAGCTAATTCTGCTGGTGTTTTACTTTGGCCAGAAAGTCACTATCAATGGATAAGACCAGGCTTATTACTTTACGGTGTTTCACCACTATCGACAGATGTTGGTATTGACGGTATCTTGCCAGTAATGACCTTGCAATCAAGCTTGATTGCTGTACGTGAAATCGCCGCAGGAGCTGCGGTAGGATATGGCGGTACTTGGATTAGTGAAAAAAGCACGAGAATAGGGGTAGTTGCCATTGGCTATGGTGACGGTTACCCTCGCCATGCTCCTAACGGTACACCTGTACTGATCAATGGTCGACGTGTGCCATTAATTGGCCGGGTATCGATGGATATGATTACGGTAGATTTAGGCGCCGAAAGTGAAGACAACGTGGGCGATATTACTACGCTATGGGGCAAAGGTTTAGCCGTTGAAGAAGTGGCGGTATTTGCGACAACCATCCCTTACGAACTTTTATGTAATATTACACGCCGCGTTCATGTTCAGTTAGCTAAGTAG
- a CDS encoding DsbA family oxidoreductase: protein MTKTIKIDIISDVVCPWCVIGFGNLNKAIIELGLENKVEIEWQPFELNPDMPLEGEELSAHSARKYGSTPESSAQFRAEMTAQGKTVNFDFNYFEGMKIINTRDAHILLEYAKTQGKQTALQMRLFSAFFTEKKDVSNREILALEVEAVGLNVKEAMAKLQDNQVIQHVIEQESYWQKVGVSSVPTVVFNGKSALAGAQPIETFKQVLADELESL, encoded by the coding sequence ATGACTAAAACAATTAAGATCGATATCATTTCTGATGTCGTATGCCCATGGTGTGTTATCGGTTTCGGTAACTTAAATAAAGCTATTATCGAATTAGGGTTGGAAAATAAAGTAGAAATTGAATGGCAACCCTTTGAGCTAAACCCTGACATGCCATTAGAAGGTGAAGAGCTAAGCGCACATTCAGCGCGAAAATATGGTTCTACCCCTGAAAGTAGTGCGCAATTTAGAGCTGAGATGACGGCACAGGGTAAAACCGTTAATTTTGATTTTAACTACTTTGAAGGTATGAAAATAATTAATACTCGTGACGCTCATATTTTACTTGAATACGCTAAAACTCAAGGCAAACAAACGGCGTTACAAATGCGATTATTCTCTGCTTTCTTTACTGAGAAAAAAGATGTTTCAAATCGTGAGATTTTAGCTCTAGAAGTAGAAGCTGTTGGACTAAATGTTAAAGAGGCAATGGCTAAGTTGCAAGACAACCAAGTTATTCAACACGTTATTGAGCAAGAATCATATTGGCAAAAAGTCGGCGTATCTTCCGTTCCTACCGTCGTTTTTAATGGGAAAAGTGCCCTTGCGGGAGCCCAGCCAATAGAAACCTTTAAACAAGTTTTAGCAGACGAACTGGAAAGTTTATAA
- a CDS encoding carboxymuconolactone decarboxylase family protein, whose translation MTTLTTHTIESAPEASKALLEKSVSAYGMLPNLHGVLAGAPNLLDAYQILHELFLNTSFDAEELTVVWQGINVEHGCNYCVPAHTAIAHSMKVDADLIQALRDEQPMPTAKLQALLDTTLIIVRNRGHISAEELAAFYAAGYGEQQLLEIILGLSQKVISNYTNHIAGTVVDEPFSKFPWKKAVK comes from the coding sequence ATGACTACATTAACGACACACACCATTGAATCAGCACCGGAAGCAAGCAAAGCACTTTTAGAAAAATCTGTTAGCGCATACGGTATGTTACCTAACTTACATGGCGTGTTAGCCGGAGCACCTAATCTATTAGATGCTTACCAAATACTGCATGAGCTTTTCCTTAACACTTCATTTGATGCAGAAGAGCTTACCGTTGTTTGGCAAGGTATCAATGTAGAACATGGCTGTAATTATTGTGTACCGGCTCATACTGCCATTGCACACTCGATGAAAGTCGATGCTGATTTAATTCAAGCTTTGCGTGATGAGCAGCCTATGCCAACAGCAAAACTACAAGCTTTACTTGATACAACCTTAATTATTGTTCGCAATCGAGGTCATATCTCTGCTGAAGAATTAGCGGCTTTTTACGCAGCAGGTTACGGCGAGCAACAACTATTAGAAATTATATTAGGTTTGTCTCAAAAAGTGATCAGCAACTATACTAACCACATCGCGGGTACAGTGGTTGACGAACCTTTCAGTAAGTTTCCTTGGAAAAAAGCGGTAAAGTAA